A segment of the Frankineae bacterium MT45 genome:
ATCGTCGAGAAGAGGAACCAGATAGTCACCATGCCGGCCAGGGCGGCACAGATGGCCGGTACCGCGTCGCCGGGACGGTGCGCGTTGGTGGTGAGGGCGGCATAGACGCCGAGGACACCGAAGATGGCGAAGCCGATGACGCCGTAGATGCGCCGGCGCAGCGACAGCAGGCCGAGGAGCATGGCCAGGATCGCGATGCCGGCGTAGATGCCAGTGAGGAGCGTCGACTTGTCGTTGGTTCCGAACTCGTGGATCGCCCAGCGCTTCACCGACTCCGGCGTCAGCAGAATGGTGCGGTTGCCGACGACGATGATGGGCGAGGCGGCGGGGCGCACGAAGGCCGCGACGAACTCGCCAACCCCGATGCCGACACCGGCGCTCAGCAGCCCGAAGAGAGCTCCGATGCTCCAGCGGGCCCACCGCGGTGGGCCGGGGTTCACCGCAGCGGTCATCCTCCGATACTGCGCCGATTCACTGTGAGGCGCCGCAGGAATCGACGCCACAGACCATTACTGATCCCTTACGACCTCTGCCGCTCCCTTACGACTTTGCCGCGGCTCGGGACGGCGCGTTCTCCAAGTCTCGGTCAGATGTCGCGGGCCGGCATCGGGCGGGAGATGGCCAGGACGACGAGTGCGAGCACTGCGACCAGCGGGTGGACGAGGCGGTCACGCATGTCAACAGGGATGAGTCCGAGCAGGTCGTCTGAGTGAGTGAGCTCGAGGATGGTGGCGGTGGCGTAGAGCGCGCCTACCGCCGTGACGCAGGCTCGCAGCCATTCCGGCCTGAGCAGTCCCGTCACCAGCAGAGCCACCGCGAGGAGCTGGAAGAGCGAACGCCAACCCGTCCCCGGCGTCGCGAAGGAGGCGCCGTGCACGAGGGTTGTCACCGCTCGGATCGCGAAGAAAGTAGCGATCAACACCGCATACCAACGCAGCGCCGAACCTCGGCTCGTCCAGTTCATGATGCCTCCCGATCGTTATTGCCAGTGTGGCATTAGCGTACACGGGTGATACTTCGACGGTGACCGAACGACGCAGACGCTCTCCCGACGAAGCCCGACGAGAGATCATCGAGGCTGCAGAGTCCTTACTCCGCGAGCGTCCGGCCGCTGAGGTCACCGTGCTGGCGATCATGGAGCGCACGACCCTCTCCCGGAAGTCGTTCTACGTCTACTTCCGCGATCGCAGCGAGGTGATCACGGCCCTGGTTCGACCACTGCGAATCGATGCCGATGCGGCCATCCTGGAGTGGAGTCGCTCCACCGACCCGCGCGCTGCAGGACGGGCCGCTCTGGCGAGCGCGGCCCGCACCTATCGGGAACACAACGCTGTGCTGCGCGCAGTCTTCTGGGCGGGCAATGACGACCCGGATCTGGTTGCGGTACGCAGTCAACTGACCCAGCCGGTGATTGACGCCGGCGCCCGAGCCATCGAGCTCCTTGGACCGAAGCAGCTCAAAGCGAGGGCGACGGAGCTCGCCCAGGTTCTGGTGACGATGAACGTCCACACTTTGTTGGGTATCTCCGCAACCGCGACGGACGCCGAGCTGGACCGCGTCGTCGACACGCTGAGCACCGCCTGGGAGCGTGTGATCGGCCTCGACTGATCACCCCCGAATTTCTTCGACGGAGTTATTGCCACTATGGCAGTGGTGTGCCAGGATCCTTCCTGCCAGAGTGGCAATAACTCTCCCGAAGGACGGAACTGCGATGACAGCGACCGCAAAGCGGCTCACCCGGAAGATCGGTATCCCCACCCTGGTCGCGGCGCTCGCGGTCACTGCGTACGCCGCGGCCCCTCAGGCCGCCGACGCGGTGGAGGGCCCCGGCGCCGTGAACACGACCACGACGCCCGTTCCGCCCTACCCAGGCAGCACTCGTGCCGTGGACGCCTGGAAGCTGGCCGGCATTCCCACCGACGGCAAGACTCTGGGCGCCTCCGGCTCCCAGGTTGCGCCGCAGTGGATCGTCACCGCGCACCACAACGCCCTACCGGTCGGCGACACCTTCACCAACGCTCTCGGTACGGCCACGATCGACGCCACCTATGCCGCACCCGGGTCAAGCAACACCGCCGGCGGCTACGACTGCTCGACCGCGGCCGGAGGTCCGGACATCTCGATCTCGCACCTGGCGACGCCGATCGCCGGGCCGGCCGGTGGCTTCCCGACGCTGCTCACCGACCCGCTACCCAGTCTCGATGTCGGGTTGCCGGGCTACGCCCTCTCGGCCGGCGAGGGGGGGTTCACCGGTTACATCAAGGCGGCTTGGAGTGACACGAGCGGTGCCTCCGTCACCGATCCGTCTCAGGCGATCACCGCGATCGGAGGCGACAGCGGCGGAGCGTCGTACTGGTATCCGAACTGGAACTCCGCGCCGATCCTGGCCAACGTGCTCGTCTACGCCGGGGTCGCGTTCGGCCAGTCGACCGCGCAGTTCGCCGGGCACTGTGGTTCCGTCGCCGACGTCAAGGCCTGGGTCGACAGTGTCTTCGCGAAGTACCCGACACAGCAGCGCCCGGCGACCACCACGCTCGCTGCGGCCGATCCGATCGCGAACCGGGCTCCAGTCCGGCCTGGCGCGCTGACACCGCTTGCCTCGACCGCAAGCTCCTTCTCCTTCACGCTCACCCCGTCGCCGTCGTACTCGGGTTGGTCTGCACCGGCACCCACCGGCTACCGCGTCGCGCTGGTTCCACCGGCAGGCTCCGGCCTCAGTCCGCAGGGAACGAACGTAACGGCGGCCGCCCTCGGCGCCGGCGGCACGGTCACCGTCACCGGACTCACGCCTGGGGTCGCGTACACGCCGGAGGCCTGGGCCCTCGCCCCTGGGGGAGCCGTCAGTTCCACCCTCCGCGGCTCCGCGGTGACCCCCCAACCGGCACCCGGCGCGCTGTCGTCTGTGCGGGCCGAGGCGTACGGCACCTACAACTCCTCGGCCAAGACGACCGAATTCTGCGTCCACTTCAGCTACGCGGCACCCGCTACCGGTGCGCTACCGACGACGGTGCAGATCAGTGGCGCCGGGGCGAATGTGACCGTGCCGTGGAGCAGCAACACGGCGGAGTTCTGCCACCTGACGGCCGCCACCACCTTCACCTGGAGCGTCGCCCCGTACAACGGCTACACACCAGGCCCAGTGTCGACCCTCAGCACGACCACGCCTGCGGGTCCGACCGGCGAGCCCACCTCGGTGACGGCGGCGTTCGGAACGGATCACTGCCTCACCCTGAGCTGGACCCGCCCGGCAACTCCCACCGCCGGCGGAACGCTGCTCTCCTACACGGTCGGCACCACGCTCTCAGATGTCACGTCGAGCCTCGCGGCTTCGGCGACCTCCTGGCACACATGCAGCCTGCCGGCCGGCACCGCGGTAGGGATCTTCCTGAACGCGAATTGGAACCGGGACGACGTACCCGGAACGACCTACGTCTTCTTCACTGTTCACACTCCGGCCGCGTGAGATAGGCCGGGCCGCGCCCGGCGATGCGACTACCGGTACTCGATGTCTCCGGTGACGCCGTCCTTGGCGAAGATGAAGACGAAGAGGCGGGCTCCCGGTAGCACGCTGCCAAGATCGACGATGGCGTCCTGTCCAACGCGGGTCGTCCCGTCGCTGAGGATGACCCGGGCTCGGCTGGCCGCCGAATCGGCGGTGAGCCAGGCAAGGACGGTGCCGTGTCGATGCTCGCCGATTCGGCATATGTCGAATGGGCTTACCGGGAGTAGATGCTGCGGCGAGAAGTTCAGCTGATCACGGCACGCCGCGTCGGCCCGCCCACTTGCTAGGAAGAGAAGCGTGTTCGGGTCGGCGAGCCGGGCCCAGAACGTCTCGCCGCTGGCCAGACCGACTCTGCGGTAGCCGGCCTGGACAGGATCGGCGTCCAGAACCGAAGGAGGTTCCTGCACCGCTCGGAGAACCAGCGGGACCTGAGACAGCACCTGGAAGCCGACCAGAGTCGCCGCGAGGAGACCTACAACAAAGACACCGAACGATCGGGCCCGCGCGTGCGAGTCGTACGCGATCGCCGGGGCGCTGGGCTCGTCGCTCAGGGGCAGACCGAGCACCTCCCGCGCGCGACGTTCGGCGAAGTGCGCCGCGATCTGGATGCGCTCCTGCTTCTCCTCCCGCCAGGGGAGTTGGAGCTCTCCCTGCCACACGCCGACGACACCGGCGGCGATGGCGAAGACCAGCGGGGCGTGGCTGACTGTCGCGGTGACGATGAGAGCGGCGCCGATCACCGAGACGGCCACGGTCGACGGGTTCAGCATGCGGCGACGGGCGTCAGTCCGGGTCATCGCGACGTACTCGAGCATTGCCCGAGCGA
Coding sequences within it:
- a CDS encoding transcriptional regulator, TetR family, producing the protein MLAIMERTTLSRKSFYVYFRDRSEVITALVRPLRIDADAAILEWSRSTDPRAAGRAALASAARTYREHNAVLRAVFWAGNDDPDLVAVRSQLTQPVIDAGARAIELLGPKQLKARATELAQVLVTMNVHTLLGISATATDAELDRVVDTLSTAWERVIGLD